One Glycine soja cultivar W05 chromosome 7, ASM419377v2, whole genome shotgun sequence genomic window, CTCACAGCTTTCTCACTCTTGTGAATGGGTTGTTTCTTTTGGGATTGGGTTATTTTCATTTCAACACCTATATTTTCCCCTGCAATTGTTATGACCCTCATGCCATTGGCCTCAGAATCCGAAGGCCTTGTGTGAATACCTTTCCCTTTCGTTTCGTTTTCTTTGCTTTTTTCATGAGAGGAAGTGTTTGTTGCTTCGAATTAATAATGGAATTGGGTTGACCATGGAGTTTTTGGAACGAAAATGCTAAACTCAAAACAAATAATGCAAATGAGGAGGCTTGTTTGATGTGAGCATGAAAATGTATGACTCATGCAATCTTATTTATAGATACCATAATGAATTAATGCTATAATCCAATAGAATATCATAAAATCACAACTTGCTCTATCAACAAGGATTTTTCATTAGTACAAGAGAAAAGGGCAATGAAgaggaaaaatacataaaaccTATTATTATACCTAGCTTGTAGCAAACACGGAAAGTGAGAACATCTATATAGAAAGCATTAGATTCGATTGGCATTTGTCACTTCCAGCTTACACAAGCTATATTGGTACCGCCGAAGTGATGTTCCATCCAAGAATTTGCTTTTGAGGCCCAAAGTCTGactaatttttagtttcatgcATGCGTGTACGTTTGAGAATTCAATCCAATCTACTATCACATGAAAATTCAACCGTAACATGAATATTAATTACATCTGTTTCCTTAGTTATATAGTTGTAGACCCCATCGTCAAGCTACATTTGTCAGCTTTGATACACATGCATAGAAGGAACATTTCATCAGGTTCAATTGTTGTTTAAggccataaaaaaataaaaacaaaaaactcttTCAAACTTTTCATGCAAACCCACAtatcattacaaaaaaaatgacttaaGGCAACAAAAGGAAACCGTGACctgaaatgaaaaaattgtgGCCTAAGGTTTAGACAACGGTTTTCTAGTTGTGATCTAGGTGGTCGTGGTCAATTCTAATAGGAGACGGTTTTTTCAACTATGCCCACACATTTTATCAAATTGTTGACTAAAAGCATGCATATATTTTGAATGTCCTACACCTGAGCAATTGTACTAATCCAAGGGTTCCACTTCCCTTACTTTTccgataaaataaaactaaataattacAACCATGTGAGCAATTATGGAAGGTTCTGCATTAACAAATTTACTGTTTGATCAGATCGGATCTGTAactatcttgattcttgatatgAAATGAACAATAATGCTTTTCATGATCGATCAAGTGTGGACGTTTCTGAAATCTCAGCCGCCGAGAATCATATACATTATGGAATGAGACTCGCATGCAACAGTTAGTATGATGTAGTAATTGTACGGTGGATTATGCTTTCTGTTCTTAGAGGGCCAAAATCAGGACCATTGATTACATactctcttctccttctttgtTGTACAATGACCAATCAAGGTCTCTGATTTTGCAGGATTTTGGCTGCATGGATTTTTTTCTGGAGAGAATCCTGATTTTGTTTCCAAATAACTTCGCTCGTATTCTTAATCATGCACGGTTGCCAATTAATAAAATTCACTCACGGCAAAAAGTCGGATTTGATTCTGCCAACATCACATCTTGTATAGGGCAAagttagaaaatatttattgctAGATCTACGTACATCTTGTATAGCGAAGTTAAAAAATGAAGGCATAACATCAGGACGATCGATGGATCGAGAAACCTCTATTGAGTGgctgattttcttttttctttttcctaacttctagtcaataataatttttataatttttagttatttttacacataaaattaaaattattttatattttaaatgataataatcttatttaatattgtaATGATTAACAATAAATGCACCACTAATTTTACATACAATTTTGCATGAATTATATAACTTTAAAACTTTAACTATTGCagcaataacaacaaaaacaacttgTTTTAGGCAActaaacaataattaatatttgaatagtaTAATTAAAGACTCACAATcacttataaaattaatattgtcaaaattactacaattattttatatattatcagcATAATCATTTTGGCGGTTCCAAATTGGTTCTCTCAAGCTTGCCACGCCTTTATTTTCTCTAGACATATCAATCACACCATACATAATAagcttaaaaatgaaaaaagaacttAAATCACTACCACCAAATGGGGTTATAGGTCTAGCAAATTACTTAAAATGCCACCTTAATGAAATCAATTGCGTTGACCACTACCATCACGTTCCTTGAGGTGGAATCCTTGGCCTAATGGCTTTTTTGGGATAACAAGGTACACTCCTGGATCATGGTGTGTTAAACTACTGTGCAACACCATTGAGTTGTTCACGCACTGCACATTGCTGTTAGCATACATAGATCTCATTTTGGGATAGGATTTCTTATGGGATTTGGTTATTTGCATGCATGCACCTTTATTTTCCCCTGAAATTGTTATGACCCTTATGCCATATTGGCCCCCAGAACCCGAAATCTTTGTCTGAAtacctttctctttctttaattCGTTTTCTGTGGTTGTcatctctttttcatttttttggccGATGCCATTGCCATTTCCATTAGGCTTTTCAATGTTCCCTTCTTCTTCAGATATCTTAGTCTGAAGCTGAGCCTGAGCCTTCAGTTTGGTAGGTGGAAAGGTGATGGGGGTAGTGGGTTTGAGGTTTTGTTGAATTGGGATGTGAACATCTGGTGGTGTTGGTGATAGAGATTTGGAGGCACTTTCATTGTTGTCATTAGAAAAAATGTTTGTTGTTTTGAGAGAAGGTTCTGCATTGTGAGGTTTAGGATGTGACTCTGGAGCAGGAGAAGATCTTAGAGAGGCCAAGCGAGACCATGGACGAATTGGAATTGGGTTAGCCATGGCGTTTTGAAATGCTCTCAATACTCAAACCTCAATGCAATGACAAGAGATGTTATAACAGAAATGTGAGTATGAAAATGTATGACTCATGcaatcttatttaatatttatagatgGAGTGAATCAATATGCTGATCCAATAGGAAATCATAAATCACAACTTGTCGCATAAAAAGGAATATTTATTAGATCATGAGGAAAATACCTATTACCTTGTACAAAACACGGAAtgacagaaaaacgtgaaaagcATAAGATTCGATTTGGCATTTCCAGCTGACACAAGCTATATTCGTATCTGCGAAAGTGATACTACAAAACTTTACTTTTGGTATAGCAAAAAAAGAATCAGTTTACTTTAGGGGTCCACACTCTGGCGAATTTATACTCTCATACATCGTACATGGAGCCTTTCCTGAATAATTCGGTGCAATGTGAAAATTCAACGGTAAGATGACTACATTAATCGTCCTTGCCATATATATTTGTCAATTGTCATCCCTGCTATGTTTAATTTGTACATACATCCAACAATATTTATcagtttagtttttaaattgtgGTTAAAAGGccctaaaaaaaatctttcaaaatgTGGACTGTCTAGATTTAGATTcctgatatatatatgaaatgaaCTAATGCTTTTCATGATCAAGTGTGGACGTTTTTGAAATTTCAGCCACAGAGAATCGTATATATTGTGGAATGTGGTATTAGTTAGTTCTTAACTACTATAGTATGATGAGCGGTGGATTGTAGGTACTGTGCTTAAAGCGGCTCCATCATGATCCCAAAAATAACCTCATTCATACTTGCATGCATGCATGGTTGGTTGCCAATGAATAAACAAAATTCCCTCACAGAACAAGTTGGTTTCTTCCTTTTTGGTGAAAGGAATAAGTTGGATTTGATTCGGGCAACATCAAATCTTGTATACTAgggaaaagttagaaaatatttatcaatggcTAGACAtcaatgaaagtaaaaaatattgaacaCAACAATATTAAAGTTTCGGACTAGCCAAACCAAATTTATCTTACGTACCCCAAAATGCCAAAACAGTTTTGCAAAAACATTAATTAGGGCATGCTAGTCAGCTCTAATGTGACTCCACCACGATGTTGCTTGTATTGTCATTCTAGTGCTATCTCTTTTCTTCCTATTCGTTCGTTTTCAAGATGCTTCAAGTGATTTCCcctaacaaaaactaattaaagTTGCTGATGCCATAGATGATTCAAGATATAGTATCCCATTTCTGCAACACATAAATCTCAACGGATGTGCATGTGTTCGAGAATAGGTaacaaaaaggtattttttttataattttttaattaaactttggattcatttttctttttgaagtgGGAATAAACTAATCAATAACCAAT contains:
- the LOC114417695 gene encoding uncharacterized protein LOC114417695, with the translated sequence MANPIPIRPWSRLASLRSSPAPESHPKPHNAEPSLKTTNIFSNDNNESASKSLSPTPPDVHIPIQQNLKPTTPITFPPTKLKAQAQLQTKISEEEGNIEKPNGNGNGIGQKNEKEMTTTENELKKEKGIQTKISGSGGQYGIRVITISGENKGACMQITKSHKKSYPKMRSMYANSNVQCVNNSMVLHSSLTHHDPGVYLVIPKKPLGQGFHLKERDGSGQRN